From one Verrucomicrobiota bacterium genomic stretch:
- a CDS encoding phage Gp37/Gp68 family protein, translated as MLPNADIYWNPWHGCHKVSEGCKNCYVYFLDRRYGRDASVIFRTKTVFNLPVVRTREGVFKYPKGTTFMTCFNSDFFLEDADPWRPEAWDIMRQRQDCAFFLMTKRPERIAQTFPKDREHFRHLMIGVSTENQAAVDRRLLGFLAVDLPYHGIMVGPILEAVDLRPYLATRKVNQVTVSGESYEGARVTHYDDVRSVYLQCKEFDVPFHFLQTGNLWFKDGEIRHVARAKQRSLAQTITFE; from the coding sequence ATGCTGCCCAATGCCGACATTTATTGGAATCCTTGGCACGGTTGCCACAAAGTGAGCGAAGGGTGCAAAAATTGCTACGTTTACTTCCTCGATCGCCGTTACGGACGCGATGCCTCGGTAATTTTTCGAACAAAAACCGTCTTTAATTTACCGGTTGTCCGGACTCGAGAAGGAGTTTTCAAATATCCCAAAGGGACAACGTTTATGACGTGCTTTAACTCCGATTTCTTTTTGGAAGACGCGGATCCTTGGCGTCCGGAGGCTTGGGATATTATGCGTCAACGTCAGGACTGCGCGTTTTTCCTAATGACCAAGCGTCCTGAGCGAATCGCCCAAACTTTTCCCAAAGATAGAGAACACTTTCGACATCTCATGATCGGCGTTTCGACGGAGAATCAAGCGGCGGTAGACCGTCGTCTTCTGGGTTTTCTCGCGGTTGACCTCCCCTATCACGGCATTATGGTGGGCCCTATTTTAGAAGCCGTCGACCTCCGCCCGTACCTCGCAACCAGAAAGGTCAATCAGGTTACGGTCAGCGGCGAAAGCTATGAAGGTGCCCGTGTTACACATTATGACGATGTCCGCTCAGTTTATCTCCAATGCAAGGAATTTGATGTGCCTTTCCATTTTCTCCAAACCGGTAATCTCTGGTTTAAAGACGGCGAAATCCGCCATGTCGCACGCGCCAAACAACGTTCCCTTGCCCAAACAATCACATTCGAATAG